The following proteins are co-located in the Manihot esculenta cultivar AM560-2 chromosome 9, M.esculenta_v8, whole genome shotgun sequence genome:
- the LOC110622664 gene encoding pentatricopeptide repeat-containing protein At1g63330, which produces SPLLFLFTNYCHSSTSTLEDARFFTNNFKSASFTHLDDAIASFNHVIHKHPLPSRVPFNRFLSALVKMKQYHTVLSMSKTIELLGISHDLYSLSILINCFCHLHLVDFGFSVFGKMFKFGLEPDVVTFNTLINGLCMESKIDKAVEFLDDMVARGYQPDVRTFNVIVNGMCKFGKTSVAIGLLKGMADRDCEPNVVTYSAIIDALCKDELVGEALELFSQMRNKGISPNVITYNSLIHGVCKLGQKNQALALMNEMVEQNILPNVYTFSVLIDALCKDGMVSEAQNTFNVMIQRGVEPDVVTYSSLIDGLCISDQFKEALALLKEMVGRNISPDVFTFNILIDTLCKKGLVSNVQNIIKIMIQRGVEPDVVTYNSLMDGYCLCKQIDKARRVFDLMVTNEIADIFSYSILINGYCKCKMIDDAKDIFVEMSHKGLVPDAVTCSTLIKGMFQAGRPQTAQELFKNMCSHGQQPDIVTFSIMIDGLCRQGNLDGALTLLKVMEKSQLKPNFVIYSSLINGMCKVGKINDARELFSSLFEIGLQPDVYVYNAIMKGLCQQGLMDEAYKVFRDMEKGGCLPNNCCYNIIIQGFLRHEDLPKASELINEMVDKGFSADDATTELVVHLSRNNNLILSKLRNRSEASKGVQ; this is translated from the coding sequence tctccattactattcttatttaccaattattgccattcttctacttccacacttgaagatgcacgcttcttcacaaataacttcaaatctgcTTCTTTTACCCACCTTGATGATGCCATTGCTTCCTTCAATCATGTAATTCATAAGCATCCTCTGCCTTCTAGGGTTCCATTTAATAGATTCTTATCTGCCCTTGTGAAAATGAAACAATATCATACTGTCCTTTCCATGTCCAAAACAATTGAATTGCTAGGAATCTCTCACGATCTTTATTCTCTTAGcatcttaattaattgcttCTGCCATTTACACCTTGTGGATTTTGGCTTCTCTGTTTTCGGGAAGATGTTCAAATTCGGATTGGAGCCTGACGTTGTGACATTTAATACcttaattaatgggctttgTATGGAGAGCAAAATCGATAAAGCAGTGGAATTTTTAGATGATATGGTTGCACGTGGTTATCAACCTGATGTTCGTACTTTCAATGTGATAGTAAACGGAATGTGTAAATTTGGGAAAACAAGTGTGGCTATTGGGCTACTAAAGGGAATGGCTGATAGAGATTGTGAGCCAAATGTTGTGACATACAGTGCAATCATTGACGCCCTTTGCAAGGATGAGTTAGTTGGTGAGGCTTTAGAGCTCTTCTCTCAAATGAGGAATAAGGGCATTTCACCTAATGTCATCACTTACAATAGTTTAATTCACGGTGTTTGCAAATTAGGCCAAAAGAACCAAGCTTTGGCCTTGATGAATGAAATGGTGGAGCAGAACATATTACCAAATGTTTATACCTTCAGTGTATTGATCGATGCTCTTTGTAAGGATGGAATGGTTTCAGAGGCTCAAAATACATTCAAtgtaatgattcaaagaggtgtagAGCCTGATGTGGTCACCTACAGTTCCTTAATTGATGGTCTTTGCATTTCAGACCAATTCAAGGAAGCTTTGGCCTTGTTGAAAGAAATGGTGGGGAGGAACATATCCCCTGATGTTTTTACCTTCAATATATTGATCGACACTCTTTGTAAGAAAGGACTGGTTTCAAATGTAcagaatataatcaaaataatgattcaaagaggtgtggAACCTGATGTTGTCACTTATAATTCATTGATGGATGGATATTGTCTGTGCAAGCAAATTGATAAGGCTAGAAGGGTATTTGATCTGATGGTGACCAATGAAATAGCTGACATTTTTAGCTACAGCATTTTGATCAATGGATATTGTAAGTGCAAAATGATAGATGATGCAAAGGATATTTTTGTTGAAATGTCTCATAAAGGTTTAGTTCCTGATGCTGTTACTTGTTCTACTCTTATAAAGGGTATGTTTCAAGCAGGGAGGCCCCAAACTGCGCAGGAGCTCTTTAAGAATATGTGCTCTCATGGTCAACAGCCAGATATAGTAACCTTCTCAATTATGATTGATGGCTTGTGTAGACAGGGGAATCTCGATGGGGCACTCACACTATTGAAAGTAATGGAGAAAAGTCAGTTgaagcctaattttgtgatctaTAGCAGTCTGATCAATGGCATGTGCAAAGTTGGGAAGATTAATGATGCCAGGGAACTTTTTTCTAGTCTTTTTGAAATTGGTTTACAAcctgatgtttatgtatataatgCAATTATGAAAGGACTCTGCCAACAAGGATTAATGGACGAAGCGTATAAGGTATTTAGAGACATGGAAAAGGGAGGATGTTTACCGAATAATTGTTGTTATAATATCATCATTCAAGGGTTTCTCAGGCATGAGGATTTACCAAAAGCATCAGAACTAATCAACGAAATGGTTGATAAGGGGTTCTCTGCTGATGATGCTACCACAGAATTGGTAGTACATTTATCGCGGAATAATAATCTCATTCTAAGCAAACTACGAAATCGTTCTGAGGCTTCTAAAGGGGTGCAATGA
- the LOC110607235 gene encoding pentatricopeptide repeat-containing protein At1g63330, which translates to MMMKMPWRRKSRSFHLQLQGAIGTIQSPFLFLFTNYCHSSTSTLEDARFFTNNFKSASFTRLHDAIASFNHVIHMHPLPSRAQFSRFLSALVKMKQYHTVFSMSKTIELLGISHDVYSLSILINCFCHLHLVDFGFSVFGKMLKFGLEPTTVTFNTLINGLCMEGKIDKAVEFFDDMVARGYQPDVRTFTVIVNGMCKFGNTNVAIGLLKGMADRGCEPNVVTYNAIIDALCKDKLVGEALELFAQMRNKGISPNVITYTGLIQGVCKLCQKNQALALMNEMVEQNILPDVYTFNVLIDALCKDGMVAEAQNTFNVMIQRGVEPDVVTYNSLIDGLCISDHFKEALALLKEMVGRNISPNVFTFSILIDTLCKKGLVSNAQNIFKIMIQRGVEPDVVTYNSLMDGYCLCKQIDKARKLFDLMVTNEIASIFSYNILINGYCKCKMIGDAKEIFDEMFHKGLVPNAVTYHTLIKAMFQAGRPQTAKELFEDMCSHGQQPNIVTFSIMIDGLCRQGNLDEALTLLKAMEKSQLKPNFVIYSSLINGMCKVGKINDAKELFSSLFEIGLQPDVLVYNAIMKGLCQQGLMDEAYKVFKDMEKVGCLPNNCCYNIIIKGFLRHEDLPKASELINEMVDKGFSADDATTELVVHLSRNNNLILRLLKVCNEGSTN; encoded by the coding sequence atgatgatgaagatgccttggaggaggaagagcaggagcttccatcttcagctacaaggggcaattggtaccattcaatctccattcctattcttatttaccaattattgccattcttctacttccacacttgaagatgcacgcttcttcacaaataacttcaaatctgcTTCTTTTACCCGCCTTCATGATGCCATTGCTTCCTTTAATCATGTAATTCATATGCATCCTCTGCCTTCTAGGGCTCAATTTAGTAGATTCTTATCTGCCCTTGTGAAAATGAAACAATATCACACTGTCTTTTCCATGTCCAAAACAATTGAATTGCTAGGAATCTCCCACGATGTTTATTCTCTTAGcatcttaattaattgcttCTGCCACTTACACCTTGTGGATTTTGGCTTCTCTGTTTTTGGTAAGATGCTCAAATTCGGATTGGAGCCTACCACTGTGACATTTAATACcttaattaatgggctttgTATGGAGGGTAAAATCGATAAAGCAGTGGAATTTTTCGATGATATGGTTGCACGTGGTTATCAACCTGATGTTCGTACTTTCACTGTGATAGTAAACGGAATGTGTAAATTTGGGAATACAAATGTGGCTATTGGGCTACTAAAGGGAATGGCTGATAGAGGTTGTGAGCCAAATGTTGTGACATACAATGCAATCATTGACGCCCTTTGCAAGGATAAGCTAGTTGGTGAGGCTTTAGAGCTCTTCGCTCAAATGAGGAATAAGGGCATTTCACCTAATGTCATCACTTACACTGGTTTAATTCAAGGTGTTTGCAAATTATGCCAAAAGAACCAAGCTTTGGCCTTGATGAATGAAATGGTGGAGCAAAACATATTACCAGATGTTTATACCTTCAATGTATTGATTGACGCTCTTTGTAAGGATGGAATGGTTGCAGAGGCTCAAAATACATTCAAtgtaatgattcaaagaggtgtagAGCCTGATGTGGTCACCTACAATTCCTTAATTGATGGTCTTTGCATTTCAGACCATTTCAAGGAAGCTTTGGCCTTGTTGAAAGAAATGGTGGGGAGGAACATATCCCCTAATGTTTTTACCTTCAGTATATTGATCGACACTCTTTGTAAGAAAGGACTTGTTTCAAATGCAcaaaatatattcaaaataatgattcaaagaggtgtggAACCTGATGTTGTCACTTATAATTCATTGATGGATGGATATTGTCTGTGCAAGCAAATTGATAAGGCTAGAAAGCTATTTGATCTGATGGTGACCAATGAAATAGCTAGCATTTTTAGCTACAACATTTTGATCAATGGATATTGTAAGTGCAAAatgataggtgatgcaaaggaGATTTTTGATGAAATGTTTCATAAAGGTTTAGTTCCTAATGCTGTTACTTATCATACTCTTATAAAGGCTATGTTTCAAGCAGGGAGGCCCCAAACTGCAAAAGAGCTCTTTGAGGATATGTGCTCTCATGGTCAACAGCCAAATATAGTAACCTTCTCAATTATGATTGATGGCTTGTGTAGACAGGGGAACCTCGATGAGGCACTCACCCTATTGAAAGCAATGGAGAAAAGTCAGTTgaagcctaattttgtgatctaTAGCAGTCTGATCAATGGTATGTGCAAAGTTGGGAAGATTAATGATGCCAAGGAACTTTTTTCTAGTCTTTTTGAAATTGGTTTACAACCTGATGTTCTTGTATATAATGCAATTATGAAAGGACTTTGCCAACAAGGATTAATGGATGAAGCGTATAAGGTATTTAAAGACATGGAAAAGGTAGGATGTTTACCAAATAATTGTTGTTATAATATCATCATTAAAGGGTTTCTGAGGCATGAGGATTTACCAAAAGCATCAGAACTAATCAACGAAATGGTTGATAAGGGGTTCTCTGCTGATGATGCTACCACAGAATTGGTAGTACACTTATCGCGGAATAATAATCTCATTCTGAGGCTTTTAAAGGTGTGCAATGAGGGATCAACAAACTAA